From Micromonospora rifamycinica, a single genomic window includes:
- a CDS encoding AAA family ATPase, producing MTQQTWDEVGGVLPHDEFHAASEAVVANIEQVIEGKTATVRLALAVLLAEGHLLIEDVPGVGKTKLAKALARSIDCSVRRIQFTPDLLPSDVTGVSVYNQETHDFEFRPGAVFANLVVGDEINRASPKTQSALLECMEERQVTVDGVTYQLQTPFMVIATQNPIEMEGTYPLPEAQRDRFTARIAMGYPGPEAELAMLDGHGAADPLQELRPVSDADTVRRLIATVRNVHVADAVKQYAVDLVTATREAPDLRLGASPRATLQLLRTARAVAALEGRDYVLPDDLQALAVPVLAHRVIPTADAQLARRTTDAIVADLVHRLALPSDRKRATGYDTPRPAAGNGRPPFEPRRP from the coding sequence GTGACACAACAGACCTGGGACGAGGTGGGCGGCGTGCTGCCGCACGACGAGTTCCATGCCGCCAGCGAGGCCGTCGTGGCCAACATCGAGCAGGTCATCGAGGGCAAGACAGCCACGGTGCGGCTCGCCCTGGCGGTCCTGCTGGCCGAGGGCCACCTGCTGATCGAGGACGTCCCGGGCGTGGGCAAGACCAAACTGGCCAAGGCGCTGGCCCGGTCCATCGACTGCTCGGTCCGCCGCATCCAGTTCACCCCGGACCTGCTGCCCAGCGACGTCACCGGGGTCAGCGTCTACAACCAGGAGACCCACGACTTCGAGTTCCGGCCCGGCGCGGTCTTCGCCAACCTGGTCGTCGGCGACGAGATCAACCGGGCCTCGCCGAAGACCCAGTCCGCGCTGCTGGAGTGCATGGAGGAGCGGCAGGTCACCGTCGACGGGGTCACCTACCAGCTCCAGACGCCGTTCATGGTGATCGCCACCCAGAACCCGATCGAGATGGAGGGGACGTACCCCCTGCCGGAGGCGCAGCGGGACCGGTTCACCGCCCGGATCGCGATGGGCTACCCCGGCCCGGAGGCCGAGCTGGCCATGCTCGACGGGCACGGCGCCGCCGACCCGCTCCAGGAGCTGCGCCCGGTCTCCGACGCCGACACGGTCCGCCGGCTGATCGCCACCGTCCGCAACGTGCACGTCGCCGACGCCGTCAAGCAGTACGCCGTCGACCTGGTCACCGCCACCCGGGAGGCCCCCGACCTGCGGCTGGGCGCGTCCCCCCGGGCCACCCTCCAGCTGCTGCGCACCGCCCGCGCGGTGGCCGCCCTGGAGGGGCGTGACTACGTGCTCCCCGACGACCTGCAGGCGCTGGCGGTGCCGGTGCTGGCCCACCGGGTCATCCCCACCGCCGACGCCCAGCTCGCCCGGCGCACCACCGACGCGATCGTCGCCGACCTGGTGCACCGGCTGGCCCTGCCGTCGGACCGCAAGCGCGCCACCGGGTACGACACGCCCCGGCCCGCCGCCGGCAACGGCCGCCCGCCGTTCGAGCCGCGGAGGCCGTGA
- a CDS encoding DUF58 domain-containing protein has product MRAGLRGLTTRGRSFLAAAIAAAISAGILGERDLLRVAVLLAVLPLLAALYVGRTRYKLACNRSLDPHRVPVGASSRVVLRLQNMSRLPTGTLLLEDRLPYALGSRPRVVLERLGAQQASSVAYTVRADVRGRYKVGPLVVRMTDPFGLCELARAFPSTEQLTVVPQVTPLPSVRLPGEYAGSGDSRARSVAVHGEDDTATREYRMGDDLRRVHWKSTARTGELMVRREEQPWESRATVLLDTRAHGHRGDGPTASFEWSVSAAASITTHLRQAGYKLRLVTGDGVDVDATEATGDGLLLDHLADVRLDQRGDVAALVQRVRQRADGGLIIALFGSLTTAEAELLSGLRGSGATCVGFLLNSSTWLSLPERARFEAEQVHAAAALTLLQGGWRIIGVDHDGQLPVLWPQAGRGSQGFALRAALAETVAGAVR; this is encoded by the coding sequence GTGCGGGCCGGGCTGCGGGGCCTGACCACCCGGGGTCGTTCGTTCCTGGCGGCGGCGATCGCCGCGGCGATCTCCGCCGGCATCCTCGGCGAGCGGGACCTGCTGCGGGTGGCGGTGCTGCTCGCCGTCCTGCCACTGCTCGCCGCGCTCTACGTCGGGCGGACCAGGTACAAGCTGGCCTGCAACCGCTCGCTCGACCCGCACCGGGTGCCGGTCGGGGCCAGCTCCCGGGTGGTGCTGCGGTTGCAGAACATGTCCCGGCTGCCCACCGGCACCCTGCTGCTGGAGGACCGGCTGCCGTACGCGCTGGGCAGCCGGCCCCGGGTGGTGCTGGAACGACTCGGCGCGCAGCAGGCCAGCTCGGTGGCGTACACCGTCCGGGCCGACGTGCGCGGCCGGTACAAGGTGGGGCCCCTGGTGGTCCGGATGACCGACCCGTTCGGGCTGTGCGAGCTGGCCCGGGCGTTCCCCAGCACCGAGCAGCTGACGGTGGTCCCCCAGGTTACCCCGCTGCCCTCGGTACGCCTGCCCGGTGAGTACGCCGGCAGCGGCGACAGCCGGGCCCGGTCGGTCGCCGTGCACGGCGAGGACGACACCGCCACCCGGGAGTACCGGATGGGCGACGACCTGCGCCGGGTGCACTGGAAGTCGACCGCCCGCACCGGTGAGCTGATGGTGCGCCGGGAGGAACAGCCCTGGGAGAGCCGGGCCACGGTGCTGCTGGACACCCGGGCGCACGGCCACCGGGGCGACGGTCCGACGGCCAGCTTCGAGTGGTCGGTCTCCGCCGCCGCCAGCATCACCACCCACCTCCGGCAGGCCGGCTACAAGCTCCGCCTGGTCACCGGGGACGGGGTGGACGTCGACGCCACCGAGGCCACCGGTGACGGCCTGCTCCTCGACCACCTCGCCGACGTCCGGCTCGACCAGCGCGGCGACGTCGCGGCCCTGGTGCAGCGGGTCCGGCAACGCGCCGACGGCGGCCTGATCATCGCGCTGTTCGGGTCGCTGACCACCGCCGAGGCGGAGCTGTTGAGCGGGCTGCGCGGCAGCGGCGCGACCTGCGTCGGTTTCCTGCTCAACAGCTCCACCTGGCTCAGCCTGCCGGAACGTGCCCGGTTCGAGGCCGAGCAGGTCCACGCCGCCGCCGCGCTCACCCTGTTGCAGGGCGGCTGGCGGATCATCGGGGTCGACCACGACGGTCAACTGCCGGTGCTCTGGCCGCAGGCCGGGCGCGGCTCGCAGGGCTTCGCGCTGCGGGCGGCCCTGGCCGAGACGGTTGCCGGGGCGGTGCGGTGA